A genomic stretch from Arthrobacter sp. KBS0702 includes:
- a CDS encoding arginine repressor, protein MSVQPAAQGASPATKTARQARITAILTGESVRSQAELAALLADDGVQVTQATLSRDLVELGAVRVRGKDGVLVYAVPGEGGERGAKSGVTQEILDARLARLCGELLVTAEASANLVVLRTPPGAANFLALAIDHSVMPSILGTIAGDDTVLLVTRDPAGGAAVAARFLQLAEEAGQ, encoded by the coding sequence ATGTCCGTCCAGCCCGCCGCCCAGGGGGCCAGTCCGGCCACCAAAACGGCCCGGCAGGCGCGGATCACCGCGATCCTCACCGGCGAGTCCGTCCGCTCGCAGGCGGAGCTCGCGGCGCTGCTCGCGGACGACGGCGTCCAGGTCACCCAGGCGACGCTGTCCCGCGACCTCGTGGAGCTCGGCGCCGTCCGGGTCCGCGGCAAGGATGGCGTGCTCGTCTACGCCGTGCCGGGGGAGGGCGGCGAACGCGGCGCCAAGAGCGGGGTGACCCAGGAAATCCTCGACGCCCGCCTCGCGCGGCTCTGCGGCGAACTGCTCGTCACGGCCGAGGCGTCCGCGAACCTCGTGGTGCTCCGGACCCCGCCGGGGGCCGCGAACTTCCTGGCCCTCGCGATCGACCACTCGGTGATGCCCTCGATCCTGGGCACCATCGCCGGGGACGACACCGTGCTGCTGGTCACCCGCGACCCGGCCGGTGGCGCCGCCGTCGCCGCCCGCTTCCTGCAGCTGGCCGAAGAGGCCGGCCAATGA
- the argF gene encoding ornithine carbamoyltransferase translates to MTAPVTTRHFLKDTDLTPAEQAEVLNLAVRMKAAPYSVQPFAAEGSGRKTVAVIFDKTSTRTRVSFATGIADMGGNALIINPGEAQIGHKESVEDTAKVLERMVSTIVWRTGAHAGLVAMAENSRVPVINALCDDYHPCQLLADLLTVKEHKGGLAGLTMSYLGDAANNMANSYLLAGVTAGMHVRIAGPQGYLPAAEIVAAAEERAAQTGGSVLVTVDAAEALRGADVVATDTWVSMGQEDEKEARLQLFRDYSVDEAAMKLAAPDAVVLHCLPAYRGYEIAAGVIDGPQSVVWDEAENRLHAQKALMAWLMHRSGLAVVDGLAPVEGLAPVDGLD, encoded by the coding sequence GTGACTGCACCTGTGACCACCCGCCACTTCCTCAAGGACACGGACCTCACCCCGGCCGAGCAGGCCGAGGTCCTGAACCTCGCCGTCCGGATGAAGGCCGCGCCGTACAGCGTCCAGCCCTTTGCCGCGGAGGGCAGCGGGCGCAAGACGGTGGCGGTGATCTTCGACAAAACATCCACCCGCACCCGCGTCTCCTTCGCCACCGGCATCGCGGACATGGGCGGCAACGCCCTCATCATCAACCCGGGCGAGGCCCAGATCGGCCACAAGGAATCGGTCGAGGACACTGCCAAGGTCCTCGAGCGCATGGTCTCCACCATCGTGTGGCGGACCGGCGCGCACGCCGGCCTCGTCGCGATGGCGGAAAACTCCCGTGTCCCGGTCATCAACGCCCTCTGCGACGACTACCACCCCTGCCAGCTCCTGGCCGACCTGCTGACCGTCAAGGAGCACAAGGGCGGGCTGGCGGGCCTGACCATGAGCTACCTCGGCGACGCGGCCAACAACATGGCCAACTCCTACCTGCTGGCCGGCGTCACGGCCGGCATGCACGTGCGCATCGCCGGCCCGCAGGGCTACCTGCCCGCCGCCGAGATCGTCGCCGCCGCCGAGGAGCGTGCCGCCCAGACCGGCGGCTCGGTGCTCGTCACGGTCGACGCCGCCGAGGCGCTCCGGGGTGCCGACGTCGTCGCCACCGACACCTGGGTGTCGATGGGCCAGGAGGACGAGAAGGAAGCGCGGCTGCAGCTGTTCCGCGACTACTCCGTCGACGAGGCCGCGATGAAGCTCGCCGCTCCCGACGCCGTCGTGCTGCACTGCCTGCCCGCCTACCGCGGCTACGAAATTGCCGCCGGCGTGATCGACGGCCCGCAGTCCGTGGTCTGGGACGAGGCCGAGAACCGGCTCCATGCCCAAAAGGCCCTGATGGCGTGGCTCATGCACCGCTCCGGCCTGGCCGTTGTTGACGGGCTCGCGCCAGTCGAGGGGCTGGCGCCGGTGGACGGGCTGGACTGA